AACAGCCCCGGGCGCTCAAAGATACCCTCAGCGGGCGCATTGCCGCGGATGGCGGCAGTGTGACTCTTAAGGAAATAAACATCCCGGACGAACAGCTTCGGGAGACCAACAAAATATTTATTACGGCCTGCGGTACAGCCTACCACGCCGGACTGGTGGGCAAACATATTATTGAGTCCCTGGCCCGCATTCAGGTGGAAGTAGATATCGCCTCGGAATTCCGCTATCGCAATCCACTGCTGGACCGGCATTCCCTGGTGATTGTAGTCAGCCAGAGCGGCGAGACCGCCGATACCCTGGCGGCGCTGCGGGAAGCCAAACGCAAAGGGGCCCGGGTACTGGCGGTAACCAATGTGGTGGACAGCTCAGTGGCCCGGGAAGCCGATGATGTGCTTTATACCTGGGCCGGTCCGGAAATTGCCGTGGCTTCCACCAAGGCTTACACTACCCAGCTCGTCTCCATGTATCTCATCGGCCTCCATCTGGCCGAGCGGCGCGGCACATTAGAGCCGGAGGAATTAGCCCAAATTGTCACCGGTCTGCGCAAGCTGCCCGACAAGGTAAGCGCTGTTTTGGAAAACGGCAGGGATATAGAGAATTTTGTCCGGCAATACTGCCATTGTTCCAGCGTATTCTTTATTGGCCGGGGCCTGGACCACGCTGTGGCTATGGAAGGGTCGTTAAAACTTAAGGAAATATCCTACATCCACGCCGAGGCCTATGCCGCGGGTGAACTGAAGCACGGCACTCTGGCCCTCATCGTCAAGGATGTACCCGTTATCGCACTGGCCACCCAGGCGACACTTTTTGAAAAGATGATCAGCAATATAAAAGAAGTCAAGGCCCGGGACGCCATGGTGCTGGCCGTGGCCATGCGGGGACTGGAAGAAGTGGCCAAAGAAGCCGACCAGGTCATGTATATTCCCCGCACCCATCAGGTGCTTGCCCCTGTGCTGGCAGTAATACCACTGCAGTTATTGGCTTACCACATGGCTGTGGTCCGGGATTGTGACGTTGACCAGCCGAGGAATTTGGCCAAGAGCGTGACGGTGGAGTAAAAAAGGATAGTAACTGACGCGCCTGTTGTAGAATAAAATTGTTGTACGATATATAAAAAAGTATTACAATATCTCATCTTTGACACTTATGTAGATAAAAAGGACACTTATGTAGATAAAAAGCCTGTATCCTTTAGTAATAAAGGGTCATAGGCTTTTTTCATATCCTATAAAAATGAGTAATGTTTTTACTTCTTAGTGATGTCGTTAAACTTCCGGTTGGCGGTACTGGCAAGGCCGGCATCAGTGCAGACAACAAATTGAGAGAATTTAAAATTGGCAAGGATTTTCCGTTCTAAAGGTTTCAGGGTCACCCGCTCATTGGTATTTTCGGGATGAGCTAATTCTTATGAGCCAATTTTGCTGGCTAAAAAGGCTAAGGAT
This genomic interval from Desulfoscipio sp. XC116 contains the following:
- the glmS gene encoding glutamine--fructose-6-phosphate transaminase (isomerizing), with amino-acid sequence MCGIVGYIGSRQAAPILLDGLQRLEYRGYDSAGIAVIQDSAIELQKKTGKLVELRTQMKDYLPDSTIGIGHTRWATHGRPSDANAHPHPDCSGRFAVVHNGIIENYLTLREWLISQGHVFRSETDTEVLPHLIEEFYMGDLVETMRRVLKKVDGSYATVVLSLDEPNQLVAARHDSPLVVGLGDGENFLASDIPALLAHTRQTYILEDGEIAVLTRERAQVLDRTGQSVDKQIFTVDWEAKQAEKDGYAHFMLKEIYEQPRALKDTLSGRIAADGGSVTLKEINIPDEQLRETNKIFITACGTAYHAGLVGKHIIESLARIQVEVDIASEFRYRNPLLDRHSLVIVVSQSGETADTLAALREAKRKGARVLAVTNVVDSSVAREADDVLYTWAGPEIAVASTKAYTTQLVSMYLIGLHLAERRGTLEPEELAQIVTGLRKLPDKVSAVLENGRDIENFVRQYCHCSSVFFIGRGLDHAVAMEGSLKLKEISYIHAEAYAAGELKHGTLALIVKDVPVIALATQATLFEKMISNIKEVKARDAMVLAVAMRGLEEVAKEADQVMYIPRTHQVLAPVLAVIPLQLLAYHMAVVRDCDVDQPRNLAKSVTVE